The candidate division Zixibacteria bacterium HGW-Zixibacteria-1 genome includes the window ACAAGAGCAACCGTTAAGTTTCCCTTAAAAATCCATTTGTTTCTTGAACATCAATCGATCCAGCGAGAATTTACCCGGCCCGCTGATAAGTATGGTCACATATGATATCAAAAACATAAGCGGCAGTTCTTTTCTGCCGAACGGGTCACCCGCATGAATCAGAAAAACGGCCACAAGCATGGTTATTATCAATGGAAATGTCGCCAGACGGGTCATGAAACCGAAAATAAGCGCCAGCGATGCAAACACTTCGGCAAAAACCACCAGCCCCAGACTGGCAGTAGTTCCGAAACCAAGCGGGTCCGCAAATTTTGGCGCTATTTCCGAAAAATTCATCAATTTACCCCAGCCGTGACTGAGAAGCATCATCGATCCGACCCCGACTCTCAGAATCAACAGGCCCCAACTATTCAAAAATGTCTCTTTGGTCTGCTCAAAGTATAATAAAAACGGCATGGTTGGTTGTCCCCTTTTTTGGTCAATTTATCCTGAATTAATATTCCTGTAACAGTCCCGGATTGACTGTTGTTCATAATATTTTTTTGGAATCGAATATCATATTGAACAAACTTTTAACAGCCGCGTTGATATGCTGAGGGCTGACTTCACGCTTTTATCCCCACCTTCACCGCCGCCTCTGCTCTTTATCGCATTTTTGCTGCATCAATCCGGTTGTGCCGGGGGGCGCCAGGCTCCCCGGTTTTTTTAATTAATAATAAAATAAGGGCCGACATCGGCCGGCCCTTCTTAACGACTATATAAAGAATACAACGAGGATTTTATTCGCCTTCATCTTTGAGTTTTATCATAAGCTTTAGAACGGGCGGGGCCGCGATGGAATCGGCATTATCCTCCGTCCTGATATTGATACTTTTTTCGATAAATTCGCCCTCTTTGTCGGGGTCAGGTTTCCTTAGTGCGATCGTGCTGTCCGACAATAATACCAGAATACCGTCTTTAAGAGTCTGGATTACTTCGGTCGGGC containing:
- a CDS encoding DoxX family protein, translating into MPFLLYFEQTKETFLNSWGLLILRVGVGSMMLLSHGWGKLMNFSEIAPKFADPLGFGTTASLGLVVFAEVFASLALIFGFMTRLATFPLIITMLVAVFLIHAGDPFGRKELPLMFLISYVTILISGPGKFSLDRLMFKKQMDF